The proteins below are encoded in one region of Aequorivita iocasae:
- the dnaG gene encoding DNA primase, translated as MISKTTIDNVFETARVEEVIGDFVQLKKSGSNYKGLSPFTDERSPSFMVSPVKQIWKDFSSGKGGNAVAFLMEHEHFTYPEAIKYLAKKYGIEVEETEQTTEDKEQANERESLYLVSEFAKNYFHNTLVKTEEGKAIGVSYFKERGFTDETIAKFELGYSPDSWDAFTSHAIKKGYKLEFLEKTGLTIVKEEKQFDRFKGRVMFPILSMSGRTLGFGGRILTSDKKAAKYLNSPESDIYHKSKVLYGIFHAKQSIAKEDNCYLVEGYTDVIQFYQTGIHNVVSSSGTALTSEQIRLINRLTKNITVLFDGDAAGLRASLRGIDLILEQGMNVKICTFPQGEDPDSFSRKNSLEELTLYLEENAKDFITFKASLLASEAKNDPIKKSETIHDMVNSIAKIPDVIKREVYIKECSRIMDISEQVLFNTLAQIFQKDRKDTAKKATVPQEAFQVIPAEKKIDKVDVQLHLEQKIIELLLLYGNVEEDFEELILEADDKGEITFRPEIHKSRVFEKIYLDLQEDEIEFTNSEFKELYFEVVNRFNQNPEAKAETFINELKPELASAVTHILMEEERYVLHNWERKEIYVKEKEQTIAQMVSETILNLRRHLVSQKINELSETMKQEDNPEKESGLQEIVDYLSLKKVLSNKLNRVL; from the coding sequence CTGATCTCTAAAACCACCATAGACAATGTGTTTGAAACCGCCCGGGTAGAGGAGGTGATCGGTGATTTTGTACAGTTGAAAAAATCCGGGAGCAATTATAAAGGTCTAAGCCCCTTTACCGATGAGCGTTCGCCGAGTTTTATGGTGAGTCCGGTAAAGCAAATATGGAAAGATTTCAGTAGCGGAAAAGGAGGAAACGCAGTGGCCTTTTTGATGGAGCACGAGCATTTTACCTATCCCGAAGCTATAAAATATTTGGCAAAAAAATACGGAATCGAGGTTGAGGAAACCGAACAAACTACCGAAGACAAAGAACAAGCCAACGAGCGGGAGAGCTTATATTTGGTAAGTGAATTTGCAAAAAATTATTTCCACAACACATTGGTAAAAACCGAAGAAGGAAAAGCCATCGGGGTTTCCTATTTTAAGGAGCGCGGTTTTACTGATGAAACAATTGCAAAATTTGAGCTCGGATATTCGCCAGACTCTTGGGATGCCTTTACCAGTCACGCCATTAAAAAGGGTTATAAACTTGAGTTTTTGGAAAAGACAGGGTTAACAATTGTAAAGGAAGAAAAACAATTTGACCGCTTTAAGGGAAGGGTAATGTTTCCAATTCTCAGTATGAGCGGGCGCACATTGGGTTTTGGAGGGCGTATTTTAACTTCAGATAAAAAAGCGGCAAAATATTTAAACTCTCCCGAAAGTGATATTTACCATAAGAGCAAAGTGCTTTACGGAATCTTTCACGCCAAGCAAAGCATTGCAAAAGAAGACAATTGCTATTTGGTAGAAGGTTATACCGATGTTATCCAGTTTTACCAAACGGGCATTCACAATGTGGTTTCTTCATCTGGAACCGCACTTACTTCAGAGCAGATTCGGCTTATAAACCGGCTCACAAAAAATATAACCGTGCTGTTTGACGGTGACGCGGCTGGGCTTCGTGCATCGCTTCGCGGCATCGATTTGATTTTGGAACAAGGAATGAACGTAAAAATCTGCACTTTTCCACAAGGGGAAGATCCAGATAGTTTTTCACGCAAAAATTCTCTCGAAGAACTCACGCTTTATTTGGAAGAAAACGCAAAGGATTTTATCACTTTTAAAGCCTCACTTCTCGCTTCCGAAGCAAAGAACGACCCCATAAAAAAATCTGAGACCATTCACGATATGGTTAATAGCATCGCCAAAATTCCCGATGTTATAAAAAGAGAAGTGTATATAAAAGAATGCTCCCGAATAATGGACATTTCAGAACAGGTTCTTTTCAATACGCTTGCGCAGATTTTTCAAAAGGACAGAAAAGATACTGCCAAAAAAGCGACCGTACCACAAGAAGCTTTTCAAGTAATTCCCGCCGAAAAAAAGATTGATAAGGTAGATGTGCAGCTTCATCTAGAACAGAAAATTATTGAATTGCTATTGCTTTATGGAAATGTAGAAGAAGATTTTGAGGAATTAATTTTGGAGGCAGATGATAAAGGCGAAATAACCTTTAGGCCAGAAATTCACAAGTCACGCGTTTTTGAAAAAATTTATTTAGACTTACAGGAAGATGAGATTGAATTTACAAATTCAGAGTTTAAGGAGTTGTATTTTGAAGTGGTCAATCGTTTTAACCAAAATCCAGAAGCAAAGGCCGAGACATTTATAAATGAACTAAAGCCGGAGTTGGCTTCTGCGGTTACACATATTTTGATGGAAGAGGAGCGTTATGTACTCCATAACTGGGAACGTAAGGAAATTTATGTGAAGGAAAAAGAACAAACCATAGCCCAAATGGTTAGTGAAACCATATTGAACCTGCGTCGCCATTTAGTTTCACAGAAAATAAACGAACTTTCCGAGACAATGAAACAGGAAGACAATCCTGAAAAAGAATCTGGTCTACAGGAAATTGTTGATTACTTAAGCCTTAAAAAAGTGCTTTCCAATAAACTTAACCGGGTTTTATAG
- a CDS encoding response regulator has translation MKKVVIADHHPVTRKGASILLDSTNEYTIVGKVARGSELLKCLEEERPDILILELNIPEINGFHALRSIREEFPKTRIAIFSSHPEEIYALRSIKSGAAGYISKTSSSEEFLQAIKRIALGGIYLNDELTAAFSNHSVNDNTIVGRYKKLSAREIEVLNLLSNGKRNKDIASLLEINEKTVSTYKTRLLKKLNVTSLAELINQARMFQFN, from the coding sequence ATGAAAAAAGTTGTAATTGCAGACCATCACCCTGTAACTAGAAAAGGTGCTTCAATTTTGCTTGATAGCACAAATGAGTATACTATTGTTGGGAAAGTAGCGCGAGGATCGGAATTGTTGAAGTGCCTTGAGGAAGAACGCCCAGACATTTTGATTTTAGAATTGAACATTCCAGAAATTAATGGTTTTCACGCCCTACGAAGTATTCGTGAGGAATTTCCAAAAACGCGAATCGCTATTTTTTCATCCCATCCAGAAGAAATTTATGCATTACGCTCTATAAAATCAGGTGCTGCAGGCTACATTTCAAAAACATCGTCTTCTGAAGAATTTTTACAAGCTATTAAGCGTATTGCGCTGGGTGGCATATATTTAAACGATGAGCTTACAGCGGCTTTCAGCAACCACTCCGTTAATGACAACACAATTGTTGGTAGATACAAAAAGCTTTCGGCGCGTGAAATAGAAGTGTTAAATTTGCTTTCCAACGGCAAACGCAACAAAGACATAGCATCCCTTTTAGAAATCAATGAAAAAACCGTGAGTACTTATAAAACACGGCTTTTAAAAAAACTAAACGTTACAAGCTTGGCAGAATTGATAAACCAAGCCCGGATGTTTCAGTTTAACTAG
- the nadE gene encoding NAD(+) synthase has translation MQTEKVIEYIVDWLKNYAQNAKMDGFVIGVSGGIDSAVTSALCAKTGLNLLCVEMPIHQASSQVSRAVNHIAWLKKNFPKVEKIEVNLTPVFDSLIIALPKVEKEEERFMSLANTRARLRMTTLYYFAAFNKYLVAGTGNKVEDFGVGFYTKYGDGGVDLSPIADLMKSEVYEIARFLGINKEIIAAAPTDGLWGDDRTDEDQLGASYDELEWAMRMDEKGKSSSDFSEREKVVFDIYKRLNKANQHKMLPIPICEIPKEFK, from the coding sequence ATGCAGACTGAAAAAGTTATAGAATATATTGTAGATTGGCTTAAAAACTATGCGCAAAACGCAAAAATGGATGGTTTTGTAATAGGAGTAAGTGGCGGTATAGATTCGGCGGTAACCTCAGCGCTATGTGCAAAAACCGGGCTTAATTTATTATGTGTGGAAATGCCCATTCATCAGGCATCATCACAAGTAAGTCGAGCAGTCAATCATATTGCTTGGCTGAAGAAAAATTTTCCAAAAGTTGAAAAAATTGAAGTAAACCTCACCCCTGTTTTCGATTCTTTGATTATCGCTTTACCAAAAGTTGAAAAAGAAGAAGAGCGCTTCATGTCGCTAGCAAATACACGTGCCCGATTGCGGATGACAACTCTTTATTATTTTGCAGCCTTTAACAAATATTTAGTTGCGGGAACCGGCAATAAAGTAGAAGATTTTGGTGTAGGTTTTTATACAAAATACGGCGACGGCGGTGTGGATTTAAGCCCTATTGCCGATTTGATGAAAAGTGAGGTCTATGAAATTGCACGATTCTTGGGAATAAATAAAGAAATAATTGCAGCGGCACCAACAGATGGATTATGGGGTGACGACCGAACAGATGAAGACCAACTTGGCGCAAGCTATGATGAACTGGAATGGGCGATGAGAATGGATGAAAAGGGTAAAAGCAGCTCCGATTTTTCAGAGAGGGAAAAAGTAGTTTTTGATATTTATAAAAGATTAAATAAGGCCAACCAGCATAAAATGCTCCCAATTCCAATTTGCGAGATTCCCAAAGAATTTAAATAA
- the gldB gene encoding gliding motility lipoprotein GldB: protein MVKYCALVLLGVFFFSCNDESKVEKEIERIPINVEIIRFDKKFAAATAETLPKLKAEFPEFFPKQYNDSIWIEKLTDTLQTQLEAEIEKTFPNEEKLENILIPLFQHIKYYFPNFKTPLVVTTTSDVDYRNKVILADSMLVIALDNYLGADHRFYEGIDKYISKEMKPSQIGPDVAETYARQYIKPPNKSTFLGQIIYFGKELYLKDLWLPNATNAEKIGYTEEEYQWAEENEEYMWRYFIEKELLYSTDPKLGARFISPAPFSKFYLEIDNESPGMLGRYLGWKIVRAYMEKNDTDVQRLMVTDAEEIFTNSKYKPKK, encoded by the coding sequence ATGGTGAAATATTGCGCATTGGTTCTCTTGGGTGTTTTCTTTTTTTCCTGTAATGACGAGAGCAAGGTTGAAAAGGAGATTGAAAGAATTCCTATAAATGTGGAAATCATCCGTTTTGATAAGAAGTTTGCGGCTGCTACTGCCGAAACACTCCCAAAATTAAAAGCTGAATTTCCAGAATTTTTTCCAAAACAGTACAACGATAGTATTTGGATTGAAAAATTGACGGATACGTTACAAACCCAACTCGAAGCTGAGATAGAAAAAACTTTTCCCAACGAGGAAAAATTGGAAAATATATTAATTCCATTGTTTCAACATATTAAATATTACTTCCCGAACTTTAAAACCCCATTGGTGGTGACCACTACCTCAGATGTAGATTATCGCAACAAGGTCATCCTTGCAGATAGTATGCTGGTTATTGCTTTGGATAATTACTTGGGCGCCGATCACCGTTTTTACGAAGGCATTGATAAATATATTTCCAAAGAAATGAAACCTTCACAAATAGGTCCCGATGTGGCCGAAACCTATGCAAGACAGTATATAAAACCGCCCAACAAATCTACTTTTTTGGGTCAGATTATTTATTTCGGAAAAGAGCTCTATTTAAAAGATCTTTGGCTTCCAAACGCTACAAATGCTGAAAAAATAGGCTATACCGAAGAAGAATACCAGTGGGCCGAAGAGAACGAGGAATATATGTGGCGCTACTTTATTGAGAAGGAATTGCTCTACAGTACAGACCCAAAGCTGGGGGCACGGTTTATAAGTCCCGCGCCTTTTTCAAAATTTTATCTGGAAATAGATAATGAATCTCCGGGAATGTTGGGGCGCTATTTGGGCTGGAAGATTGTTCGCGCCTATATGGAAAAAAATGATACAGATGTTCAGCGACTAATGGTAACAGATGCTGAAGAAATATTTACGAATTCAAAATACAAACCAAAGAAATAA
- the gldC gene encoding gliding motility protein GldC, with amino-acid sequence MAIKHTSEIRLKVGLDENKIPENIHWTAEDGGVSNEETKAVMLSVWDSKSKESLRIDLWTKEMPVDEMKIFFHQTLSAMADTFQRATNDEKMSATMRDFCDYFAEKLELKRG; translated from the coding sequence ATGGCAATTAAACACACTTCAGAAATAAGGCTAAAAGTGGGTCTTGACGAAAATAAAATACCTGAAAATATCCATTGGACAGCCGAGGACGGCGGCGTGTCAAACGAGGAAACAAAGGCGGTGATGCTATCGGTTTGGGACAGTAAAAGCAAGGAATCGCTCCGGATAGACCTTTGGACAAAGGAAATGCCCGTGGACGAGATGAAAATTTTCTTCCACCAAACCTTAAGTGCGATGGCCGATACATTTCAGCGTGCCACCAATGACGAAAAGATGAGCGCCACGATGCGCGATTTCTGTGATTATTTTGCTGAAAAATTGGAGTTGAAGCGGGGATAA